Proteins encoded by one window of Geobacter sp. DSM 9736:
- a CDS encoding flagellar motor protein MotB translates to MRTLRWCSLIFVSLLACGCVSLSKYNERVEQIRGLNGEVASMEQTLQKSERVRKEIETELQKTRQNLAKLQEEHELLKTKAMTATSDEGPVRPVLLLQQMEFSNELALLTAKLSDAEVRIKELTATLAAREKAIRKVPMLETALAEREQHIKDLTDSLHYLETRVAMMKRDAVELSVKRSGSEEQQSALVAIRALLADEMETGEVVVKEYRDKLIITLKEQVLFDSGSARISKSGKKTLNRMAKVLNKIDNNQIIVEGHTDTVPIGRKISAKYPTNWDLSAARAANVLKYLERKGKVKSELLAMAGYGCYLPAAANDCAKNKKLNRRIEIAVLPLETERLAAVRQQTAMR, encoded by the coding sequence ATGCGCACGTTACGATGGTGCAGCCTTATTTTCGTCTCCCTGCTCGCCTGTGGATGCGTCTCCTTGTCGAAATACAACGAACGGGTCGAACAGATCAGAGGGCTCAACGGAGAAGTAGCTTCAATGGAGCAAACACTGCAAAAATCGGAAAGGGTGCGGAAGGAAATCGAGACGGAGCTGCAGAAGACAAGGCAAAACCTGGCGAAGCTCCAGGAAGAGCATGAACTCCTTAAAACTAAGGCGATGACTGCGACATCAGATGAAGGACCGGTGCGGCCGGTTCTCCTCCTTCAACAGATGGAGTTTTCAAATGAGCTCGCGTTACTGACCGCCAAGCTTTCGGACGCTGAAGTGAGGATCAAGGAACTAACCGCAACCCTTGCTGCCCGGGAAAAAGCCATCCGGAAAGTACCCATGCTTGAAACGGCCCTGGCCGAGCGGGAACAGCATATCAAGGACCTGACCGACTCCCTTCATTATCTGGAAACACGTGTCGCCATGATGAAAAGGGATGCAGTGGAGCTTTCCGTAAAGAGAAGCGGCAGCGAAGAGCAACAGAGCGCTCTCGTCGCAATTCGTGCACTCCTCGCGGACGAGATGGAGACGGGTGAGGTCGTGGTAAAGGAGTACCGCGACAAGCTGATCATTACCTTGAAGGAACAGGTGCTCTTCGACTCGGGGAGTGCAAGGATCTCCAAGAGCGGAAAGAAGACACTCAATCGCATGGCCAAGGTTCTCAACAAGATAGACAATAATCAGATCATAGTGGAAGGGCACACCGACACGGTGCCCATCGGACGAAAAATTTCCGCCAAGTATCCCACCAACTGGGATCTTTCGGCTGCCCGTGCAGCCAACGTTCTGAAGTATCTGGAGCGCAAGGGGAAGGTGAAATCGGAACTCCTGGCCATGGCCGGGTACGGATGCTATCTGCCGGCTGCTGCCAACGATTGTGCTAAAAACAAGAAACTCAACCGCCGGATCGAGATAGCGGTACTCCCGCTGGAAACGGAGCGTCTGGCCGCCGTAAGGCAGCAAACGGCGATGAGATAG
- the treS gene encoding maltose alpha-D-glucosyltransferase: MADLPLDDNPFWYRDAIIYQLHVKAFSDSNGDGIGDFPGLIGKLDYLQDLGVSAVWLLPFYPSPLKDDGYDISDYFNVHPSYHTLKDFKEFMRAAHSRGIRVITELVLNHTSDQHPWFQRARRSHAGSRYRDYYVWSDKPDKYREARIIFQDFEKSNWAWDPVAQAYYWHRFYSHQPDLNFDNPRVQREMLRVIDFWLSLGVDGMRLDAVPYLYEREGTNCENLPETHTFLKLVRAHIDRSFRNRMLLSEANQWPEDAVSYFGDGDETNMAFHFPLMPRMFMSIMMEDRFPIIDILDQTPAIPENCQWATFLRNHDELTLEMVTDEERDYMYRTYAMDPQARINLGIRRRLAPLMGNNRRRIELMNILLMSLPGTPIIYYGDEIGMGDNYYLGDRDGVRTPMQWSPDRNAGFSRANPHQLYLPVIIDPEYHYEAVNVETQERNSTSLLWWMRRSIALRKRFKAFGRGKLEMLSPDNPKVLAFIRSHEEEKVLVAVNLSRFSQAASIDLSRYAGMIPEELVSSNRFPIIRESPYVFTFGPHDYYWFALRAGEASIEVVTEGPKLKLKEGQNWTDVITGKAGNRFFDTVIPQYLHRVRWYRSKGRVIRQASLLDSYQFRRGDKTYLLLLIHVAYTQDNPETYVLPVSWLPLERVPGIAGESPQAIIAPLFIGEEEGALCDALFEEEFREFVLTLISDRRRLRSESGGELTGTPAGTLRRRTKTMEGLFPVKLLSGEQSNTSLQYGDSFMLKLYRKLEEGVNPEIEIIRFFSERTRFRNVPAYAGGLEFRSDGGQPLILGVVQEFIPSHGDAWKTTLTVLSQLVERLLSLRVTLPDPPAQLPGLLEAAAEELPENYSELMGGFYQQMVGVLGKRTAEMHAALASVTDDPSWAVEEFSTLYQRSIYQSMRSLVRRNLQLLGRMKAKMKEEDQSLAEDVLGAEKEILACLHRITGKRLPAVKCRVHGDFHLGQALFTGKDFVIIDFEGEPARSMSERRLKRSPLIDVAGMIRSFHYAAKVTLGSHGENHPADLPFLEPWLDVWYVYTSGAFLRSYIETLGESNLIPRDRGELDIMLRCFLMEKAVYEVGYELNNRPEWVGVPLRGIEMALQECRAEK, from the coding sequence ATGGCCGATCTGCCACTCGACGACAATCCATTCTGGTATCGCGATGCCATCATCTACCAACTCCACGTCAAGGCCTTCTCCGACTCCAACGGTGACGGGATAGGCGACTTTCCGGGGCTGATCGGAAAGCTCGACTACCTCCAGGACCTGGGTGTGAGCGCAGTATGGCTCCTTCCTTTCTATCCGTCACCGCTCAAGGACGACGGCTACGACATCTCGGACTATTTCAATGTTCACCCCAGCTATCATACCCTCAAGGACTTCAAGGAATTCATGCGGGCCGCCCACAGCCGCGGGATACGCGTCATCACCGAACTGGTCCTCAATCACACCTCCGACCAGCATCCGTGGTTCCAGCGGGCCCGTCGCTCCCACGCCGGGTCCCGCTACCGGGACTACTACGTCTGGAGCGACAAACCGGACAAGTACCGGGAAGCCCGGATCATATTCCAGGATTTCGAAAAGTCGAACTGGGCATGGGATCCGGTGGCGCAGGCATACTACTGGCACCGTTTCTATTCACACCAGCCGGACCTCAATTTCGACAACCCACGCGTGCAGCGCGAGATGCTGCGGGTGATCGACTTCTGGCTGAGCCTGGGGGTTGACGGCATGCGCCTGGATGCCGTTCCCTACCTTTACGAGCGGGAAGGAACAAACTGTGAAAATCTTCCGGAAACCCATACGTTCCTGAAGCTCGTCAGGGCTCATATCGACAGGTCGTTCCGCAACCGGATGCTCCTATCCGAGGCGAACCAGTGGCCTGAGGATGCCGTCTCCTATTTCGGGGATGGGGACGAAACGAATATGGCCTTCCATTTTCCCCTAATGCCCCGCATGTTCATGTCGATCATGATGGAGGACAGGTTTCCAATCATCGACATCCTGGACCAGACCCCTGCCATTCCCGAAAACTGCCAGTGGGCGACCTTCCTGCGCAACCACGACGAGCTGACCCTGGAAATGGTGACCGACGAGGAGCGGGACTACATGTACCGGACGTATGCCATGGACCCGCAGGCGCGGATCAACCTCGGCATCCGGCGGCGGCTCGCTCCGCTCATGGGAAACAACCGGCGGCGCATCGAGCTTATGAACATCCTCCTCATGTCGCTGCCGGGGACTCCAATCATCTACTATGGCGACGAGATCGGGATGGGGGACAACTACTACCTCGGGGACCGCGACGGCGTGCGCACTCCCATGCAGTGGAGCCCGGACCGGAATGCCGGATTCTCCCGGGCGAATCCGCACCAGCTCTATCTGCCGGTCATCATCGACCCGGAATACCATTACGAGGCGGTGAATGTGGAGACCCAGGAGCGGAATTCCACTTCGCTTCTCTGGTGGATGCGTCGATCGATAGCGCTTCGCAAGAGATTCAAGGCATTCGGCCGCGGCAAGCTGGAAATGCTCTCCCCCGACAATCCGAAGGTGCTGGCCTTCATTCGAAGCCATGAGGAGGAGAAGGTCCTTGTTGCGGTGAATCTGTCCCGCTTTTCTCAGGCAGCGTCCATCGACCTCTCCCGTTATGCCGGGATGATCCCCGAGGAGCTGGTAAGTTCCAACAGGTTTCCCATCATCCGTGAGAGTCCCTACGTCTTCACCTTCGGCCCCCACGACTACTACTGGTTCGCGCTTCGGGCCGGTGAAGCCTCCATCGAGGTCGTGACGGAGGGGCCGAAGCTGAAACTGAAGGAGGGGCAGAACTGGACTGACGTAATAACAGGAAAAGCGGGAAATCGGTTTTTCGACACCGTCATACCCCAATATCTCCACCGGGTGCGCTGGTACCGCAGCAAGGGGAGGGTGATACGGCAGGCAAGCCTCTTGGACTCGTACCAATTCCGCCGCGGCGACAAGACATATCTGCTGCTGCTCATCCACGTGGCTTACACCCAGGACAACCCCGAAACCTATGTCCTGCCCGTGAGCTGGCTGCCGCTGGAGCGGGTTCCCGGAATAGCGGGAGAATCACCACAAGCTATCATAGCTCCGCTCTTCATCGGCGAGGAGGAGGGTGCCCTCTGCGATGCCCTCTTTGAGGAAGAGTTCAGGGAATTCGTACTCACGCTCATAAGCGACCGCAGGAGGCTCAGGAGCGAATCTGGAGGAGAGCTGACAGGGACTCCGGCTGGGACTCTCCGCAGAAGGACCAAGACCATGGAAGGGCTCTTTCCCGTCAAGCTCCTTTCCGGCGAACAGAGCAACACCTCGCTTCAGTACGGCGACAGCTTCATGTTGAAGCTCTACCGGAAACTGGAGGAGGGGGTGAATCCGGAAATCGAGATAATACGGTTCTTCTCGGAGCGCACACGGTTCAGAAACGTCCCCGCCTACGCCGGCGGCCTGGAATTTCGGAGCGATGGAGGGCAGCCGTTGATACTCGGTGTAGTGCAGGAATTCATACCGAGCCATGGGGATGCCTGGAAGACGACCCTGACGGTACTTTCGCAGCTGGTGGAGCGGCTTCTTTCCTTGCGGGTGACCCTCCCCGATCCCCCCGCGCAGCTGCCGGGTCTCCTGGAGGCGGCAGCCGAAGAGCTGCCCGAGAACTACAGCGAGCTCATGGGGGGATTCTACCAGCAGATGGTGGGGGTGCTCGGAAAGCGTACGGCGGAGATGCACGCCGCCCTGGCTTCGGTAACGGACGATCCTTCATGGGCCGTGGAGGAATTCTCAACCCTCTATCAACGATCTATATATCAGTCGATGCGGAGCCTCGTTCGGAGAAACCTGCAGCTGCTGGGGCGGATGAAGGCAAAGATGAAGGAGGAGGACCAGAGCCTGGCGGAAGATGTGCTGGGGGCGGAGAAGGAGATACTCGCCTGCCTTCACCGCATAACCGGAAAGCGTCTTCCCGCGGTGAAATGCAGAGTGCATGGAGATTTTCATCTGGGGCAGGCCCTGTTTACCGGCAAGGACTTCGTCATCATCGACTTCGAGGGGGAACCGGCGCGCAGCATGAGCGAGCGGCGCCTCAAGCGCTCTCCTCTCATCGACGTTGCCGGCATGATCCGTTCATTCCACTATGCGGCTAAGGTTACACTCGGCAGCCATGGGGAGAATCACCCGGCCGACCTGCCGTTCCTCGAACCGTGGCTCGACGTATGGTACGTCTACACGAGCGGAGCGTTTCTCCGCTCCTACATCGAGACGCTGGGTGAATCTAACCTGATCCCCCGCGACCGCGGGGAACTGGACATTATGCTGCGTTGTTTCCTCATGGAGAAAGCGGTATACGAAGTAGGATACGAGCTAAACAACCGTCCCGAATGGGTGGGCGTCCCTCTGCGGGGGATCGAGATGGCCCTTCAGGAGTGCAGAGCAGAGAAGTGA
- a CDS encoding glycoside hydrolase 100 family protein, giving the protein MNNPASTDIRLIEEAYRRSVELLRMNSTPAGILAASPGSRAHRRNYTCIFGRDAAICALGMAASGEPDLIECARAGLMTLGNHQAPNGQIPKFVRPEDGEADFWYTGCIDATIWWLIALHVCDRIAPGIPLREELANPAAAAIQWLSCQEHQSWRLLQQNEASDWADIMPRSGFVLYTNVLWRWLKRLVDDPSASDTHRSANHLLHPFATHLPDERRMRLLVHYTRRNRRPTPFYLSFVNLSVCGTEQDILGNILAGLTGLADTSRAAAIARSIIAMQADTPFPVRVVGSPLTVGHPLWRTYMQRHRQNLPWNYHNGGIWPFAGGFLVLLLDRLGMSRAAWHCLEGLARASSLNGWEFNEWLHGRTGEALGMPGQSWNAALYILAYQALCNSRRFLP; this is encoded by the coding sequence ATGAACAACCCAGCGTCCACCGATATCAGGCTCATCGAAGAAGCTTACCGGCGTTCCGTAGAGCTGCTGCGTATGAACAGCACCCCCGCCGGAATTCTCGCGGCCTCGCCGGGATCCCGTGCCCACCGGCGGAACTATACGTGCATCTTCGGCCGGGATGCGGCAATCTGTGCGCTCGGCATGGCGGCCTCAGGCGAACCGGACCTGATCGAATGTGCCCGGGCAGGTCTTATGACTCTCGGCAATCACCAGGCACCCAACGGGCAGATCCCCAAGTTCGTAAGACCTGAAGATGGCGAAGCGGATTTCTGGTACACCGGCTGTATCGACGCCACTATCTGGTGGCTTATCGCTCTTCATGTCTGCGACAGGATCGCCCCCGGCATCCCCTTGAGGGAAGAGCTGGCGAACCCGGCGGCTGCCGCAATCCAGTGGCTTTCCTGCCAGGAGCACCAGTCATGGCGGCTCCTCCAGCAGAACGAGGCGAGCGATTGGGCGGACATCATGCCCCGGTCCGGCTTCGTCCTTTACACCAACGTCCTTTGGCGATGGCTGAAACGGCTGGTTGACGATCCCTCCGCCTCCGATACGCACCGGTCCGCCAACCACCTTCTTCATCCCTTCGCAACGCACCTGCCCGATGAACGCCGGATGCGCCTACTCGTTCACTACACCCGCAGGAACAGAAGGCCCACCCCATTCTACCTAAGCTTCGTCAACCTCTCCGTCTGCGGCACGGAGCAGGATATCCTCGGGAACATCCTTGCGGGACTCACCGGGCTTGCGGACACGTCACGCGCCGCCGCCATCGCACGCTCAATCATTGCCATGCAGGCGGATACTCCCTTTCCCGTCCGGGTGGTGGGATCTCCCCTTACCGTCGGCCACCCGCTCTGGCGCACTTACATGCAGCGTCACCGGCAGAATCTCCCCTGGAACTACCACAATGGCGGCATCTGGCCCTTCGCAGGAGGGTTTCTCGTCCTGCTGCTTGACAGACTGGGCATGTCACGCGCCGCGTGGCACTGCCTCGAAGGGCTCGCCCGGGCAAGCAGCCTCAACGGCTGGGAGTTCAACGAGTGGCTTCACGGGCGAACCGGGGAGGCACTAGGCATGCCGGGACAGTCGTGGAATGCCGCTCTTTACATACTTGCCTACCAGGCTCTCTGTAACAGCCGGCGTTTTCTCCCGTAG
- a CDS encoding malto-oligosyltrehalose synthase, translating to MERNHFTGLRIPSATYRLQFNGGFGFSAAADTLPYLQELGITDVYAAPFFKAKAGSTHGYDIVDHNVINPEVGFEEDFDLYIRRISELGMGQILDIVPNHMCLESRDNRWWMDVLENGPGSIYNNFFDIEWYPVKHELMNKVLLPILGDQYGAILENQELQLGFEQGSFHLHYWEHRFPLVPQTYSSILSHRLEILAGILSSEHPDYEELLSILTALEHLPSYTERDRHKVAERCREKEIIKRRLDRLYRESPRVREHIDGNVTIFNGEKAVPGSFDLLEKLLRDQVYRISHWRVATEEINYRRFFDINSLGAIRMELQEVFSETHRFLFSLIREGKVTGLRVDHADGLYNPSEYFRNLQSGCFLQLCLKAVQGEEPVQEEQVMRDYYKEVLGMDPKFKPFYIVGEKILTKGEKLPEDWPIFSDTGYGFANLVNALFIDNRNAKAVDAIYSRFTKTRMNFQDVAYEKKKLVMQSSMASEINTLGHHLNTISEKNRHTRDFTLNSLVKALVEVIAFFPVYRTYINSFDVAERDRQYIEYAVLKAKRKNPATNVSIFEFIRDVLMLRFPESIDSHQRREWLDFTMRFQQLTGPVMAKGVEDTAFYVYNRLVSLNEVGGNPERFGITIEAFHGQNIERSKARPHSMLATSTHDTKRSEDVRARIDVLSEIPELWREAVVRWSRFNRKSKVVVEGQAAPDRNEEYLLYQTLLGAWPLDPEKDPGLESFRLRIRTYMLKALREAKVNTSWISPNVLYEDAVLLFVDTILTERAGNQFMGDFGRFQQLSSLCGMYNSLSMTLLKITSPGVPDFYQGTEIWDLSLVDPDNRGQVDYARRKTMLAEIKKQEVRRGQLALVGDLLERWREGGIKLYLLYKALNFRRSSRELFRGGKYLSIEVKGSRHENLCAFERCAGEETVVVLAPRFFVGLTDGGRRPPLGSETWGDTSLVLPFDVPGSIYRNVFTGQEHVVREGEGKPVLPVGEVLSAFPVALLARSGSGRQDC from the coding sequence ATGGAAAGGAATCACTTCACCGGACTGCGGATTCCGTCTGCTACCTATCGCCTTCAGTTCAACGGGGGATTCGGCTTCAGTGCTGCGGCAGATACGCTGCCGTACCTGCAGGAGCTGGGAATAACCGATGTGTACGCAGCCCCCTTCTTCAAGGCTAAGGCAGGCAGCACCCACGGCTACGACATTGTTGATCATAACGTCATTAATCCGGAAGTTGGGTTTGAGGAAGATTTCGACCTTTATATCCGCCGGATCTCGGAGCTGGGGATGGGGCAGATCCTCGACATCGTGCCGAACCACATGTGTCTCGAAAGCCGCGACAACAGATGGTGGATGGACGTGCTCGAAAACGGCCCGGGGTCCATCTACAACAATTTCTTCGATATCGAATGGTACCCTGTCAAGCATGAGCTGATGAACAAGGTGCTCCTCCCGATCCTCGGCGACCAGTACGGAGCAATACTGGAGAACCAGGAACTGCAGCTTGGCTTCGAGCAGGGCTCTTTCCATCTCCACTACTGGGAGCACCGTTTTCCCCTGGTGCCCCAAACATATAGCTCTATCCTCTCCCATCGCCTGGAAATTCTGGCCGGGATACTCTCTTCGGAGCATCCGGACTACGAGGAACTGCTCAGCATACTTACCGCTCTGGAGCATCTTCCGTCATATACGGAGCGGGACCGGCACAAGGTGGCCGAGCGCTGCAGGGAGAAGGAGATCATCAAGCGCCGTCTCGACAGGCTCTACCGTGAGAGCCCCCGGGTCAGAGAACATATCGACGGCAACGTGACCATATTCAACGGCGAAAAAGCGGTCCCCGGGAGCTTCGACCTGCTGGAAAAGCTCCTGCGGGATCAGGTGTACCGCATATCCCATTGGCGCGTCGCCACCGAAGAAATCAACTACCGTCGGTTTTTCGATATCAACTCGCTGGGGGCCATCCGGATGGAACTCCAGGAGGTTTTCAGCGAGACGCACCGCTTCCTCTTCAGCCTGATCCGGGAGGGGAAGGTTACGGGCCTGCGGGTGGACCATGCCGACGGCCTCTACAATCCGAGCGAATATTTCCGCAACCTGCAGAGCGGATGTTTTCTCCAGCTTTGCCTGAAGGCGGTGCAGGGAGAAGAGCCCGTTCAGGAAGAACAGGTTATGCGGGACTACTATAAAGAAGTTCTCGGCATGGATCCGAAGTTCAAGCCTTTCTACATCGTGGGGGAAAAGATACTCACCAAAGGGGAAAAGCTGCCGGAGGACTGGCCGATCTTCAGCGATACCGGGTATGGTTTTGCCAATCTGGTCAACGCTCTGTTTATAGACAACAGGAACGCCAAGGCCGTCGATGCCATATACAGCCGCTTCACCAAGACCCGCATGAATTTCCAGGATGTAGCATACGAGAAAAAAAAGCTCGTGATGCAATCCTCGATGGCAAGCGAGATCAACACCCTTGGGCACCACCTCAACACAATTTCCGAGAAAAACCGCCATACCCGTGACTTTACCCTCAACAGCCTCGTCAAGGCCCTGGTAGAGGTCATCGCCTTCTTTCCCGTCTACCGGACATACATAAACTCGTTCGATGTGGCCGAACGCGACCGTCAGTACATCGAGTACGCAGTATTGAAGGCGAAGCGGAAAAATCCCGCCACCAACGTATCGATCTTCGAATTCATCCGCGACGTCCTCATGCTGCGTTTTCCGGAGAGTATCGACTCGCACCAGCGGCGCGAGTGGCTCGATTTTACGATGCGTTTTCAGCAGCTGACCGGGCCTGTGATGGCCAAGGGTGTGGAGGACACGGCCTTTTACGTCTACAACCGCCTCGTATCGCTCAATGAGGTAGGGGGAAACCCGGAGCGGTTCGGAATTACCATAGAGGCCTTCCACGGCCAGAACATAGAACGAAGCAAGGCGCGCCCACACAGTATGCTCGCCACTTCCACCCACGACACCAAACGGAGCGAGGACGTGAGGGCACGCATCGACGTGCTGTCGGAGATACCCGAGCTTTGGCGGGAGGCGGTGGTGCGCTGGAGCAGGTTCAACCGTAAGAGCAAAGTAGTGGTGGAAGGTCAGGCGGCTCCGGACCGGAATGAGGAGTACCTCCTCTACCAGACGCTGCTGGGAGCGTGGCCTCTCGACCCCGAAAAGGACCCGGGGTTGGAGTCGTTCAGGCTGCGCATCCGGACGTATATGCTTAAGGCGCTGCGGGAGGCGAAGGTGAATACGAGCTGGATCAGCCCGAACGTACTCTACGAGGATGCGGTGCTGCTCTTCGTGGATACCATACTTACCGAACGTGCCGGGAACCAGTTCATGGGTGACTTCGGCAGATTCCAGCAGCTCTCTTCGCTGTGCGGCATGTACAACTCCCTCTCCATGACACTTCTAAAAATCACCTCACCCGGTGTCCCGGATTTCTATCAGGGGACGGAAATATGGGACCTGAGTCTCGTGGACCCGGACAACCGGGGACAGGTTGACTATGCACGTCGGAAGACGATGCTGGCCGAGATTAAAAAACAGGAAGTTCGTCGAGGGCAGCTGGCACTAGTAGGGGACCTGCTGGAGCGGTGGAGGGAGGGGGGAATCAAGCTCTATCTCCTCTACAAGGCCCTCAACTTCAGGCGAAGCAGTCGGGAGCTGTTCAGGGGGGGGAAGTACCTGTCGATCGAGGTGAAGGGGTCACGGCATGAGAATCTCTGCGCATTCGAGCGCTGTGCCGGAGAGGAGACAGTTGTGGTACTTGCTCCCCGTTTCTTCGTCGGACTGACTGATGGAGGAAGGCGGCCCCCCCTGGGTTCGGAGACGTGGGGAGATACTTCATTGGTGCTTCCGTTCGACGTGCCGGGAAGCATCTACCGGAATGTCTTTACCGGCCAGGAGCATGTAGTGAGGGAAGGCGAGGGTAAGCCTGTATTGCCGGTGGGAGAGGTCCTGTCCGCTTTCCCGGTAGCACTCCTCGCGCGCTCGGGGAGCGGTCGGCAGGATTGCTGA
- a CDS encoding alpha-1,4-glucan--maltose-1-phosphate maltosyltransferase, producing MEAQYDKGAAFPADGRRRVVIEKVAPEVDGGRFPVKRISGDRVTVTADIFGDGHDKLAAVLLYRRQEETSWMTVPMSFAGNDRWKASFIVEEPGVYCYTVRGRIDHFETWRQDLSKKRDAGQDISVDLRVGAEMIQAAAERAQGGDRDELLAMGTSLNQGADAAFAAAGNPALARLMDTYDDPELSSCYERVLTLVVERREGMCGAWYELFPRSCTSSGSHGSFADCRNLLPKVAAMGFDIVYLPPIHPIGRINRKGKNNSTTAGEGDPGSPWAVGAAEGGHKALHRELGTIEDFRKFVADAKRLGMQVAIDVAFQCAPDHPYVKEHPEWFRWRPDGSVQYAENPPKKYEDIIPFDFECNDWRALWEELKSVFLYWVGEGITIFRVDNPHTKPFPFWEWVIREVKNVHPETVFLSEAFTRPKVMYRLAKLGFSQSYTYFSWRNTKWELEQYVNELAGPELREFFRPNFWPNTPDILPEFLQIGGNAAFAIRFLLAATLSASYGIYGPPFELFVNAAVPGKEEYLDSEKYEVRRWDWEDPQNLRELITRVNRVRRENPALQSTWNTRFCDCDNDNVIAYVKISEDRSNIILVAVNLDPFGSQGGEIRIPLDDVGILPGHPYLVHDLLGGGMNLWHGERNRVEFHRQELPGRIWRLYPRLRRENDFDYYM from the coding sequence ATGGAAGCTCAATATGACAAAGGCGCAGCATTTCCTGCGGATGGGCGAAGGCGAGTTGTGATCGAAAAGGTGGCTCCGGAAGTTGACGGGGGGCGTTTTCCGGTCAAGCGGATATCGGGTGACCGGGTAACCGTCACAGCCGATATCTTCGGCGACGGCCACGACAAGCTGGCTGCTGTGCTCCTCTACCGCAGGCAGGAGGAAACGTCCTGGATGACGGTACCGATGAGTTTTGCGGGAAACGACCGGTGGAAGGCCTCCTTCATTGTGGAGGAGCCGGGGGTATACTGCTACACCGTCAGGGGGCGGATCGACCATTTCGAGACATGGCGCCAGGACCTGTCAAAAAAGAGGGATGCGGGGCAGGATATCTCGGTGGACCTGCGGGTGGGGGCTGAGATGATACAGGCGGCGGCGGAACGTGCCCAGGGGGGGGACCGGGATGAGCTGCTGGCGATGGGGACATCCCTGAATCAGGGAGCGGATGCCGCGTTCGCAGCGGCCGGGAATCCGGCGCTGGCCCGCCTGATGGATACCTACGACGACCCGGAGTTGAGCTCCTGCTATGAACGGGTACTCACCCTGGTCGTCGAACGGCGAGAAGGCATGTGCGGAGCGTGGTATGAGCTCTTTCCACGCTCATGCACATCGTCAGGTAGCCATGGTAGCTTTGCCGACTGCAGGAACCTCCTGCCTAAGGTGGCAGCCATGGGATTCGACATCGTCTACCTTCCCCCGATACACCCCATAGGCCGAATCAACCGGAAAGGGAAAAACAATTCCACCACGGCTGGGGAAGGAGATCCCGGCTCGCCGTGGGCGGTAGGGGCCGCCGAAGGGGGGCACAAGGCGCTGCATCGGGAACTCGGGACGATTGAAGATTTCAGGAAGTTCGTTGCCGACGCGAAAAGGCTCGGCATGCAGGTGGCCATCGACGTCGCATTCCAGTGCGCCCCAGACCATCCGTACGTAAAGGAGCATCCCGAATGGTTTCGGTGGCGCCCCGACGGCAGCGTCCAGTATGCGGAAAATCCTCCCAAGAAGTATGAGGACATCATTCCCTTCGATTTCGAATGCAATGACTGGCGTGCGCTCTGGGAGGAATTGAAGAGCGTGTTTCTTTACTGGGTGGGGGAGGGGATCACGATTTTTCGAGTCGATAATCCCCATACCAAGCCCTTTCCCTTCTGGGAGTGGGTGATAAGGGAGGTTAAAAATGTGCATCCGGAGACGGTGTTCCTCTCGGAGGCATTCACGCGGCCGAAGGTCATGTACCGGCTCGCCAAGCTCGGCTTCAGCCAGTCGTACACCTACTTCTCATGGCGAAACACGAAGTGGGAGCTGGAGCAGTACGTGAACGAGCTGGCAGGTCCTGAGCTGCGCGAATTTTTCCGTCCCAACTTCTGGCCCAATACACCCGACATCCTCCCGGAGTTCCTCCAGATCGGCGGGAACGCCGCCTTCGCCATACGCTTTCTCCTGGCGGCTACCCTGTCGGCGAGTTACGGCATTTACGGTCCTCCGTTCGAGCTTTTCGTCAATGCAGCGGTTCCGGGTAAGGAGGAGTACCTCGATTCGGAGAAGTACGAAGTCCGCCGCTGGGACTGGGAGGATCCGCAGAACCTGCGGGAGCTGATCACACGGGTAAACAGGGTACGGCGGGAGAACCCGGCCCTCCAGTCAACCTGGAACACCCGTTTCTGCGACTGCGACAATGACAACGTCATCGCCTACGTCAAGATTAGCGAGGACCGCTCGAACATCATCCTCGTCGCGGTCAACCTGGACCCCTTCGGAAGTCAGGGGGGTGAAATACGTATTCCTCTGGACGACGTCGGTATCCTTCCCGGCCATCCCTATCTGGTGCACGACCTTCTCGGGGGAGGAATGAATCTATGGCATGGGGAGCGGAACCGGGTCGAGTTCCACCGGCAGGAGCTGCCGGGAAGGATATGGCGCCTCTACCCACGTCTGCGCCGTGAAAACGATTTCGACTACTACATGTAA